Below is a window of Dermochelys coriacea isolate rDerCor1 chromosome 25, rDerCor1.pri.v4, whole genome shotgun sequence DNA.
CCAGATCCAATGGCTCCAAGTTGAAACTGGACAGATTCAGACTGAatataaggtgtaaatttttaacagtgaggttaattaagcattggaacaattaTCAAGGGTCATGGGGCattctccatcagtgacaatttttaaatcaaaggtggatttttttttttttaaagatgggctctagttcaaacaggaattatttgggggcaattctctggcctgggccatgcaggaggtcagactagatgatcacaacggtccctgctggccttggaatctaagcATCGAATACACAGAAAACATAGGAGAGAAAGAACAGGTGAGTGTTAAAGAGAGAGAACCAGAAAGCATGAGTGAGAGAACGTGAACAAGTTCAAGAGAGAACAAGGGACCAAGACAGACCAATAGAAAGTGTGATTGAGGAGGAGATGGAAAGTCCGAGTGACTCAGAGAGAGAATCAGCTATGCTGATGTCCCTGTTCCTATGGAGCAGTCTGCATCAGGGCAATGGCCCCTCacagtacgtctacactgcacactaagcccacagtctgactcaggtttgagcctaAGCTCCCCTTTGTTCACACACAAAATCAGTCTGACTCGAGTCCACAAGCAACTCAGGATCTGGTCCTAGAACCCCGCTGGGGACAGGTTGGGTGAGAGCACAAGTGCTGCTGTGACTTAGGTTCAAGCCccatcattttgcagtgtggacacactgcTCAACCCactgacctgagtcagaagggCTGCGTAGTGGAGTgtggacaggttaagcacagctgtgagacctgggtccagtAACCGTAAAGCCAGGTTTACAACGCGGCATGGACACTGAAGTCCACAAGCTTGGGTGACAGAGAGACACAGGCTTAGTGCGAAGTGTAGATACCCCCGCAGTTACACACCATGCTGCTTCAGTACTGTGTCACCAATGCGCCTGTTTGCATAATGCTTGAAGAGACAGGAGATATCCACACGTCCAGGCTGGGACTGCTGCTGGTGGAGAGATAGCTGCTGAAACTTTTTTCCTCCAGTCGGAAAATGTCAATTTGTTGAAACCGAAACTTTTCAGTGGGATGGTTCAACGAACCCTTCagtcaaaaccagagagagagagagaatgcgaGTGACTAGTCAATGGACTGGTTGTTAGGGCTTCCACTAGGGGCAGGGAGAGTTGCCCTATGAGCCGTCTCTAGGTAACAAGTGCCTTGTCCCCCTCACCAATGGGGTTGTTGGGTGCCCACTCCAGAATAGCTAATTGGTCTCTCCTCACCTGGGAGGTGTGACCCACATCCTaactcaggcagagcaggggctatCGTGGGTGAGGGTCTCTCTTGAAAAGTTTCAAAAGATCGTGGCTTAGTCCTGATGTGGAATGTAAACAAATTTCAAACCctcacattttttttgtttttaccaaaaaccagaattcttgttttccaccCAGCCCTAGCTGGGACACAAACCCACATACAGCCCAGCTCCTAAATCCTTTCCCAACCCTTCCCGGGCAAACAAGTAACGATTTGGGAATGTAAAGGCCAAATGTGACCTGGATCATCCAATCTCTCTTGGGGCTGGCCTGGTCGTATTTGCAGAACTTTGTCTATCCCTTGGGGCTTGTCCCTGGTTCTGATGCTACTCATGTCTGGGAAGGGATCTCCATTGGTTACAGTTCTCCACTCATGCTGGTATGAATCAGGAGCAGCTCTGCTTAAAATCAAGTGAGAGGAGAAGTCaggcccattgatgtcaatatgGCTTTGCCAGCAGAATTAAACCTTAGACCGAGCCCTAAAAGCTGGGAATTCTCAGTCAGGGACCCTGCAGCAGATGGTTCTTGTTAATTGTACTTCATGTTCTTTATTTTGATCCTTAACTGCTGCAGGGGCAACCACATGGAGTCAGGCCTGGAGTCACCCATGACACGTGCAATGCAGGACTATAACCCAACTCTTTATCCCAACCCCTTCCCAGGTTGTCTGCGCTGGATCCTTGCTTGGCCCCCTACCTTCCACATCAGAATGATCTCATTCCTCTCGTCAGAGTCCGGCGTGGCTATTCGTCTCCAAAGAGCCGGCCCTCTGGACGGGGCTAGGAGGTGGCCGTGGGCAGGCAACGGCAATGCGGGAGATGCAAAGGAGAGAAATGAAGTCATTGAGAGAGAATCCTGCAGGGGGGGAGCTGATAGCAGAGGTGTGACGCACtctatatataggtttcagagtagtagccgtgttagtctgtattcgcaaaaagaaaaggagtacttgtggcaccttagagactaacaaatttattagagcataagcatccgatgaagtgagctgtagctcacgaaagcttatgctctaataaatttgttagtctctaaggtgccacaagtactccttttctttttactctatatatagagtgtgaatataatgtaactaaaatatgcttcaggcaaaaggtctcttgtaaggtatcattagaaaGCTTATAAtatactgagtgtggtcatcccatttgtataaatgtattactcttgtatctgaaactagaaatatgaaatataactctgagggcctactgtagttatgcaaagtgtgggccattaatggtggtttggaatcttgacggctcccatcaaccaggacaactgactgtggatggctctgtttgcaggcccCCCTTcttgtgagtcaggctgggaggaatacAGGCTTGGGATCTTACAGTGAtgtgtgatcatgtcacctgaactgcaatccatctttaacctggtgcttttccactgagaaggaggggtgggaacccagagggacaaaggattcctgccttatgcaaaagatatatacgtgggtggaacagaacaaggggggagccatcatgaggaatcccctcgcttccacctgagctggaacaaggactgtaccaggggaaaggattatgcccagactaggaaggcgtccagtctgtgaaagaaacttatggaaacatctctaagggtgagattttatctgtattcagcttcCTACTGTATTAGCATAgatttgtgggttttattttattttgcttggtaattcactttgttctgtctgttactacttggaatcacttaaatcctactttctgtacttaatacaatcactttttacttattaattaacccagagtatgtattagtacttggtgtggggggggggggcaaacagctgtgcatatgtcTCTGACAGTGTTATAGatggtgaacaatttatgagtttaccttgtataagctttatacagggtaaaacggatttatttggagtttggaccccattgggagttgggcatctgagtgttaaagacgggaacacttctgtaagctgctttcagttaagcctacagctgttaggggacgtggttcagacttggatctgggtttgcagcaggctagcgggtctggctcaaacaatGCAGGGTGCTtgagtcctaagctggcagggcaggaaagcaggagcagaagtagtcttggcacatcaggtggcaactcccagggggtttctgtgatccaaccagtCACAAGAGAGTATAGATTGCTCTGTGCTGCTACCTGGGGGAGACCGTACCAGACCCACCGCTGCTACTCTCGCAGCCATCAGTGACAGAGGAGTTTGTTTAAGCCTTCGTGGTGaatataatttgtattacaggagcACTCAGCTTGGACCctcacagccccacagagacacacactccCTGCTTGAGGAGTGGACGGTAGATGGCACCCACAGGGTGGCGGGAAGAGGGGCAACATACAAGCCGGGAGAGATTGGGGTGACAGCAGGCAGATGGTTTGGGCGTGCAAGCTAAGTGCTGGCACAATCAGGGTTACTCACATTTATGCACTTGCACAGGGGACGAGGAGGAGGCCCATGGGAAAGGCCTCAGGGCAGAGAGGGGCTGGTGCTCCTGAAATTTGGGTCTGAGGTGGGTGTGGTGGATGGTCCTACTTCCTGTTCTATCTCCCTCCCTGTCCATGCTTCCCCAGCTCATGGCCGGGCTACTGGagacaggagggaggaggaggacaggacCTGCTATGGCAGGGTGGGCAGCAGCCTTGGGGTGAAgacaggagggggctggagaagtGAGCATGTCTAACTACCCGCAGGCAGAGTCTTCACAAATCTCTCATGGCTCCAGGCGCTCCAGGAGGGGTCCCCTTCGCTCCAGCGGGAGGCGTCGCTCTGGTATAGCGCTCGCACCTGGATGGAGTAGTTGGTGAACGACGAGACGCCACAGATGTCCTTCGACGCGGGCACGTCCTCTGCGGCTGTGACATCCACCTTCATGGGGGGTGGGACGGGTCCCTTATAGCTCTTGTCTTGGCAGCTCGCCCCAATTCTGCTCTAAAGCACTGATTTGCTGTGCAGAGCGGGTGGCTCAGGGGCTCTCCACCTCAGCTCAAACCAACTAGAGGCTCTTCAAGCTGGGCTCTCTCCGCCCCAGTAACCCCAGCCAAGGGGCATGATGGAGGACCGCTTCCCCCTGATGCAGGAACTGGGTTCAGCAGAAACCACCTCTGTTCTCATAGGACACTTGAGAGAAGCAGAGGGGCCTGAGCCAATGTGATGGCTGCCATCCTGTCTGACACACTGGggactgaaccagggacctccagagctaaatggaggagctgctacagcttgagctaaagagtcaAGCCTCCCTAAGCAGGCCTGCAACAGGCTCATCCCTCTGTGGGTCAGCCATGGGGCTGGGATTTGTGAAACAAGCACCAGTGAGTTACACTAGCCCCCCCAGCTTAAGCAGGAGGTGGCCAAATGCAGGGGCGTTTCAGCGAGGGCCTCCTTGCCTTTGGAACTTGCCTTCCCTCTCTTGATCTCTCCGAGCCCAGACTTATTGAGCCTGTGAGACTTCTGGGCCAGCCCCTTCACTGGTGTACGTTAGCCTTGCTCCACTGCTGATTGAGAGCAGAGGATGAGCCAGGTTTCTTCTGGGTGGGGAGAGCTAAGCAGAaggtgcaggggggaggagggaaccttTATTGGGGGTATGGGGTAGAACTAAAGATGTCACATTTTGGCCATTGAGCCAACTGCTTCAAGCATATGGATTTGTTCTCAGGAAGTGTCACACGTGTGCCCAAGAGCTCTGGGCCAGGTGCATGGATTAGATGGACGAACAGATAGCTGGGTAACTGCGTGGTTaggatggagagagagatggaaaagccAGCCAGCATCCCTAACACCCCCCACATctccaggggtgggagggggggatacacCTATGAAGCAGGTGTCAGTCCTGTTACTAATTCCTCCCACCAACAGCCACCCACCTGTGTCCAGGATGCCTCGTCCATATCACGGTACCGGATCTCATACCGCGCGTCCGTCACACGCAGCAGCTCCTCGTTGGGCTGCCGCCACGCCACATGGAAGCAGTCGCTCCTGTCCGCTGTGGCGCTGACCTCGGGCGGGCTCAGTTTCACTGTGAAAGGAAAGCCACAAGTGTGGGCAGCATTTCTGCATGCCCCTCCCTCAACGCCCAGAGACAAGCAGCCACAGTCAGGCTCCTCTCAGAAGCACAGAGGGGGAAGCAACAGGCCTAGGGGCACATggagagtcagtagcagagccaggactagctCCTGGATCTTCTGAAGGAGATCCCAGTGCGATCCACCCGGCCACATTGCAGGGAAAGTCAGTCTTGTGATACCTCTAGCTCAGCCCAGAAATCCACCTGTGCAAAGCTTTGCTAGCTCAGTTTGGCTGGCCCAACGAGTTCAGAACCCAGTTGGACCTGAGAACGCCCCACCTGTGGTCCTAGTCCAGCAGACACACCTGCCCGGGCTCGGTTTGTGTCAGTGCCGCTGTTCCCCTCCCCTGGCAAGCGGGTCTTACCTACGCTCATCCCATGCAGGCACTTGTCTGTGGCGCTGGCCTGGCCCAGCAGATTCACAGCTGTTAGCCTGACTTGGAATGAGGCAAAGAGATTCTCCACAGGGATGGTGCAGGAATGGCTCTCCCGGCTGGAGACGCACGTCCCGGCGTCTCTGAACTTCCAGAGGCAGCGGCCTGCTTCTCTGAAAGGGAGAGAGCCCAGGTTAGCAGCTGCCGGGTCTAGGAACATGAGTGGTGGAGATCAAACCCCACCCTCGCACCTGCCAGCAGGACAACTCTAAGCAGGGAcgtcagggggaggagggagaaaatcaATAGCTACATCtatagggacagtcccttttAATTGTTAGGTGCTGGGATGTCAGTCctctcccgctccctcccctccctctcaagCTTACTGCCAGATGGAGAACTCACTCGGTGATGTGGAGGGTGTAGGTGGTTGGAAGGTAGGTCTCCGGCCCGGGGTCCCAGTAGCAGGTGATGTTCCCGCCCCAGAAGCTGATGCAATGTTTCACTTGCAGATTTGTCGGTGGGACttcagaaagagaagagaaacagcCAATAGAACCAGAATCCACTGCTGGAGGGGACGGTGCTGATTGCAGGGTGCTGATCCCAGAGCACCCTCAGAGCTGGGTGCAAACTGGATTTTCCGTTTCATGGGAAGCTCCGTGTCTTCCATTCCCggcccacccccattccaaaacagaacaaaaacaaaaccaaacttgACACCTCTAATAAAATCCCAGAAAAAGCGAGTTTTGggttgatcaaaacatttcactcTGATTTCAACTTAAATGTAACACTGAAAACTTGAAACTCAGCGTGGTTTTGAGATGACAAATTGAAATATCGCATCCTGACAAACCGAAACATCGGAACAGAGCATTactctcccccgcccccgaaATTCCATTGACATTGCCCCAGAACATTTTGCTTTTGACAACTCATCAGCGGAAAAAAGTTTGGATGGAAAAAATccaaccagcccagcccacgACTGCAGCACGAGCCAATGGGCTTGGCAAGGGCTcagtgcccccctccctcccactgcccccagtGGGAGGCGAGCACTCTCCAGGCTTTCCAGGATGGGCCCCTACCCAGCCCTCCTGAAAGTCAAGCCTAGTGCACCTCCTCCCCTAGCCCGGGAGGTAAGGGAACTGCACCCACCTCCAGCCTGGTACTCAGCCATACCCAGCAGGTGCAGATTGCTCCGGTGAGACAGGTAACAGCTCAGCTCCCCACGGGGCCGCTCTGCGCAGAGAACGGTGACCACAGTGACCGTGCCGTTTCCTGCAATGCTCTGGTTCAGTGGCAGCTGCCTAGTCTCTCCATTCAGTCTCCAGACAATATCGCCCGGATGGGCCTGACCAATCTGCAGGCAGCTGgggttgagggtgcaggaggCTGTCAACGGGGTGCCAAGACAGGCCACTGTGGGATGCAGACTTAGCATgccacagctgggctgtggtGTAGGGACTCTGCTGCCAGGGCCAGGCTTCGGGCTGTTCGCTCCTGGGGAGAGACGCAGGACAGCTCAAAAGGGGGGAGCTGGGGTCTCTCTCATGCAGACACACTTTGTCTGGGGGTCCTCTGATCCCAAGGAACCAGAATGTGCCTGTCTTGGGCTTTGTTCTTGGCTAAGTTTAGCCTCCATCCCCGTTTCTAGGATGCTGAACCTGCAGTGGCTGGCTGCCTGGAGCCCCAATACAGTGGGGATATGCTCAGTGCTTGCCCTGACCAATGCAATCACCACCCCTTATTAAACCTAAAACCAGATAAGCCAGTCGGTTTCCCCGATTACCATGGTTGAGTTAAGCTAGGACCAAAACTGTACTGGGACAGGAGGTGAAACTGACGGGGTATATTCTGCTCCCTGCAACAGGTTTCCAGGATAGGGAATCGGTGCCACAGTTTCCCCCCTCTTTAAAGTCCACATTATAAAATACGCATCTTTAGGACTGCCCACGGAAACCATCCTCCCCGCTGATCTGAAACAGTCTGTTCACTGCTCAGAAGCTGACAGTCTGCAAGTATCAAAAGCTTGTTTCCAATCAGTGGTTTTTTTACATTGTTCTTCGAAAACTTCCTTGAAATCACattgcaaaacatttcaataaaatgGCATTTCCGAGTGAAAACTGCTCCACTGAGAAGTTTCCAGCCAACTCTATTAAACAGTGTGGACAGAGCAGAAGTTAGTAGATGCAGAACCCGCTTGTGGGCACTAGGTGGAGTCAGGGGAAAGAATCCAGAGGGGCCCTCAATAAGCTTTTTTTGTAAATGTGCTTCATTAAGGCTCTCCATAAATCCTAGCGGCTGCTTACTTCAACCAAAATACAAGGACCTGCTTTGAGAACCCACTACTTTCAAGAGGGCATTTGTCCAAATGGAGGCAGTTTATGGCCTgtaacaggggttctcaacctttttctttctgaggggcCACCCCGCCccgacatgctataaaaactccacaggcCCTCTGTGCCACAACAtcttgttttctgcatataaaagccaggactggCGTTAagaggtagcaagcagggcaattgcctggggccccaaaTCACAGGGGGCACCAAGAAGCTAAGTTTCTCatgcttctgcttcagccccaggtggcagggctcagggcttcagctgtggggcttcaactttctgccctgggccccagacaGTCTAACGCTGGTCTTGTTTggcagcccccctgaaacctgtttgtggcccccagatccctggttgagaactactggcctAAAAGCTGGTGAAATCATGTCTACACCCTTGCTCAAGAATGCTACATATTTGCTTTGATCagtccataggtgctggaactaagggtgttGCTgcccccccggcttgaagtggtttccatcatatgcagggtttacagtttggttcagtggctctttgcagcacccccactatgcaaattgttccagctcccctgCACCAAGCATCAGCCACCCATTTACAATAGCAAAGAGTCAGGCAAATTTGCATCCCACTTTGCATGTGCCTAGATTGGGGAAGGCAGAGAGCAGAAGGCTGGACAGAGGACACACGGTCAAGACTTTAATAACAGCACTGCCATGGAGCTACCAAAACATCTGTCTCGGAGCACGTCACAAAAGGATGCTCAGCAAAGTCCAATATCAAACCGCTAACGCATGCCATCTTTCCAATCAAGACATTGGATTGTTCCACAGGCtgtctgggagagagagaggcgggaGGGGGGTGAATTGAattgagaaaaaagaaacaagattGGGGGCCAGATCCCAAGCCAGTGGCACTTGCAGCCATATGTATAATAGgcgcactgtggggcaggggaggggcaattttttcccatttgaGAGGGCCCCCAAAGCAAGCAGCATTACAACCTGGTGCATGGGGGTTGCAGCACCTCTCCGCTTTGGCCCACCCAGAGGAGCAGATGAGCCGAACCTGAGTGGCGCTGTGACCCAGTGCGCCAAGTTACAGTGCCCAGAGCGGGGAGCCAGGCTCAGCCCCGCGGGACAGAAGTCACCACAGCggggtgagtgcagggtgggctcTCTCTCCAACCCAGCCAGGGCTGACTGAGGTGCGGACTTGGAGGGCGAAGTGCTGGGATGGAACCACAGGGGTTGGCGGCGAAGCCCGGGATCTCCCCAACTCATGTGCTACATGTACGTACCATGTGAAAAAAGTTTCCGGGGGCAAACTGGTGTCACTAGCCTGGCTCCACTCAAGTCAGCGGGGCCAGATCCCTAGCGGCTATAAATGGCACAGCTCTGTTGAAGTTCATGGAGCTAGTCTCTTCACCCCAGCCGACAGTCATCCAGCTCTCTTTTGCACAGTCATCTATTTCACAAGCAGCCAGTGTTTGGATGAGATGGAGAACCAAGGGGGTGACCACGTGCCCTTATTAAAGATCCCAAGCAGGTCATACAAGAATAGAGCATTAACCCAATGCAACCTTAGTTTGCCCTCCTTGCATGTaatatgatacagtctttaattaaacaatcaaatttcccccccccccgcaggcccCCAGGATACAGTGtacaggatggacctgctctgggcaGGAATAAGGGCTGTGcagtgaaagaggctgttgtctGCAGGAGCTGGTCTCATTTGTTGAGGAAGTTGGACGGTGTGCAGCAGTGAGGGAGAGGCCAGAGAACGGCTCAACTGTGGCCTGGTCCGAGCTATTGTTATTCTGGAATGCGTTCATTTCTGCCACGACCCCGTTCTTTGGCCTACAGGGAATTACAGAGGTGTTTGATGCTGTGGATCTGTTAACCAGATGCAAAGGGCTCCCAGTGTCCCGCATTTCCCTCTTTTGGTTTTTCTcatttcccccaaaataaataGAATTCTGCTCATTCTCTGAAACTTTGGAATTGATCAGCTGCATTGTGGAAAAGTTATTGGGTTGCGTCCAAACCGACACAGCAACGTCATCCAGTTGAGTGGACAGGCCTTCCAAGTGTGGCCAATAAAGCGCACAAACaggggggctgaattaaggcgGCCTGAATTCTGGTGTTTCCTAATTTCTGCATGCTTGGCTCTGTAACCTTCATAATACTCCttgaatgtagttttttttgAGTGTGTAATAATACAAAGATAGATGGGGTGTAAAAGCTTCCCTGCCTCTCAAAACAaaaccctgccccacacacacaatccacCCCTGGGGAGTGGATGAGAGAGACAACAAAACCCATTATTGATGTCGCTTATGACAtgactggaaggcactcagacactgcagtgatggGGACGGTGTAAGAATCTAGCTCGAAGAGGAGCTCAGattagatggtcataatggtcccttctggccttcagagcCTACAAATAGACTATTACTGCAGCCTGCCAGAGCAATGTAACCCTCAGCCAGACACATCCCCGGTGCCCAAGTGGTTTGGATGCGTTCCCTGGCCCTGACACAGCAATGGCATTCTTTCCTCTCTCCACACTCTTCACTTCAGCCAATCCGCTCCAACTTTCATTAGGGAATCGAGAAAAGTGGCAGCTCCCATGCTGTCACGCGGAGAGAAAGCAAAGGGACCGCGCTGTACCTGCCGGCACAAAGGGGCAGAGATAGCCAGCTCCCCTACCCTGTCTCCAACAAGAGCAGGCCTCAGTGTCCATGAAAGCCAGGCTGCCGCCCATCTTCACGGCAGCTGCCTGTGGCTCCCAGCGAGTGCCCGGCCTCTCAAGCGGGTAGGAGAAGGGATTAGCCGGCCGTGTGGGATGGGGGCTGGAGCCTGTTTCCCACAGCACCACACGACTCCAGAGCAGGATCAGGGACTCACCACAGCCTTTTGCAGAGGTGGAGGAAGCCAGGGACTCCTAGTGCAGGTGGGAACGTCCCAAACACTGACCATGAACAGGAAGGAGGAGGTTCTGACATGCGCTTTGCCTGTGACATCAAGAGGCTGCAGGGACAAGACACAAGACGAGGGAAGATTTGCCCTCTGCTGCAAAAAGACCTGCAGGATCTGTAATGAGCACAAATGGTCCAGGCCGTACTTTTACTTCTCGTCTGAGAGAGCCCTCCGGCTGCACAGTGTGGCATCCTCCCAGGATTCAGTACCAACGCCAAAGAAAAGCACCACCTATGTTTTCCGTGGAGATCTCCAGCCCGGCTTAGATTCTTCCAGGCATCTCAGCCCAACCCCAGGGCCAGGTTCCCGGGGAGTAACTCTTCCTCAAGGGTTGACTGTTAACCTGAGCCCACGGCTGGAAGCAAACTCCCACACAGCTCCTTCCACTCAGGACTGTGTGTAATCAAAACAGCACAAACATTTCTTCCGAGACTAAAACCTTGCTCGCATGCTACGAACTTGGAAGACTCTATAACAGC
It encodes the following:
- the LOC119848324 gene encoding granulocyte colony-stimulating factor receptor-like isoform X5 yields the protein MWLNLMLSWIFSLGISRSGANSPKPGPGSRVPTPQPSCGMLSLHPTVACLGTPLTASCTLNPSCLQIGQAHPGDIVWRLNGETRQLPLNQSIAGNGTVTVVTVLCAERPRGELSCYLSHRSNLHLLGMAEYQAGVPPTNLQVKHCISFWGGNITCYWDPGPETYLPTTYTLHITEEAGRCLWKFRDAGTCVSSRESHSCTIPVENLFASFQVRLTAVNLLGQASATDKCLHGMSVVKLSPPEVSATADRSDCFHVAWRQPNEELLRVTDARYEIRYRDMDEASWTQVDVTAAEDVPASKDICGVSSFTNYSIQVRALYQSDASRWSEGDPSWSAWSHERFVKTLPAAPSRGPALWRRIATPDSDERNEIILMWKPLQPKEANGRILTYSLRWQRIGQPAVLACRTFSLQCALELPASEEHTFFLTASNSVGESPATKLSIPAGQAPAVPLLPVLVSPASDYSLLLRWDPPGFAAVAYVFEWGRVSENRGQSSSWRYEPGNMSRVVLAEAIEPGYLYSLTIFALSDGAVRAAGSTSAYSKQIAPFRAPTLHPTQVWPSQVEVQWEEVPLEEQGGFIRNYTISYEAQGKDAQAVVVNGSVRRYLIVGLAPNSVVRVGISVSTDGGSTQSSVLSIRTRSFDNGTVELLLYSLCVGLVVLLIMAALACVLKHPLYNTGLPVAASP
- the LOC119848324 gene encoding granulocyte colony-stimulating factor receptor-like isoform X4; this encodes MWLNLMLSWIFSLGISRSGANSPKPGPGSRVPTPQPSCGMLSLHPTVACLGTPLTASCTLNPSCLQIGQAHPGDIVWRLNGETRQLPLNQSIAGNGTVTVVTVLCAERPRGELSCYLSHRSNLHLLGMAEYQAGVPPTNLQVKHCISFWGGNITCYWDPGPETYLPTTYTLHITEEAGRCLWKFRDAGTCVSSRESHSCTIPVENLFASFQVRLTAVNLLGQASATDKCLHGMSVVKLSPPEVSATADRSDCFHVAWRQPNEELLRVTDARYEIRYRDMDEASWTQVDVTAAEDVPASKDICGVSSFTNYSIQVRALYQSDASRWSEGDPSWSAWSHERFVKTLPAAPSRGPALWRRIATPDSDERNEIILMWKPLQPKEANGRILTYSLRWQRIGQPAVLACRTFSLQCALELPASEEHTFFLTASNSVGESPATKLSIPAGQAPAVPLLPVLVSPASDYSLLLRWDPPGFAAVAYVFEWGRVSENRGQSSSWRYEPGNMSRVVLAEAIEPGYLYSLTIFALSDGAVRAAGSTSAYSKQIAPFRAPTLHPTQVWPSQVEVQWEEVPLEEQGGFIRNYTISYEAQGKDAQAVVVNGSVRRYLIVGLAPNSVVRVGISVSTDGGSTQSSVLSIRTRSFEYRAACGRKSLTPLKATWPAGCHRNCGWTWGTSQRSRARSRERGIPTFHSMGSQESSVASRRR